The region AGGGCTCATAGGCAAAGCCAGGCCATATCGGTCCATCAGCGGTGGCACACCATACATACCACCTGGAGAATGATTAGAACACGGATCATCTAAGAACACTATTACAGCATGATATTACAAGGAAATAAAGGACAGCGGCAAAAAATACAAAGCACATTAGGATAATATCATGGTTGCTATAATATTTGGTAAAAAGGAACCCCAATAAAAAAAACCAGAGAGTACCATTTCCCATCAATGATCCACCAGAGTATGGAGGTGGACCAGATAAATGCAAGGGTCGATATGGGCTGCCACCAGACAGACGACTACCATAGTTGTAGTGATATGCCGAGCCCCCAGAAAATGGAACATCATAAGGAGGCATAGATGGTCCATTGAACATAGAAGAACCATAAGGCGATAGACCCATATACATTGAGGGTGTGCCAGAGCCAACATACGGTGCAGCAGATGAGTATCCCTGAGGTGGTTGCATTGGCTTGACTGCAGATTTCTGAAGCAGATACTTCCGTAAGTTAATAAGGTAAAGAcaacaaaaaattaaagatCAGTGAAAGCAATTTTATTCCAATTTAAAAGAGTAAAACTTGCCCCCACAACAACAGATACATTGACTGAAGCCATAGTGAAAAAGCTATTTTGTTTATGATACTATGTGGGCCTGAATAAATATCTAAACCAGTCGATGCTATTTTGCATATACCCTAGTTTTCTGGCGGAGAAGTCGAGAACTGAATTTTGATGAGTATTTCTTTTCTTGGTAAAAGGGAGGGTGTTTAAATGAAGATGTTCACATTTTAGTGATCAAAAAACATAATTCCAAGACCAACTCCTGCTGTCATACATACAGAAAACAGAATGAAGTAGCACGCGATCACAGATTCCTTTTAGATATGCAATTCTTACAGCATGGTGATCAGCTGGCCTAGGCTGAGTGCAGTTACGCATATTACAAGTTGTTCTAAATGAGAAATTCACATTGCCACAGCTAGGGCAAGTCCAGTCATCTTCCCTCCGGCCACCTAAAAACACAACAGGCTCTAATGAATACCAGAATCATTGATAACATTCCAGGAACTTTTGTCCAGCTATATGACTAGACTGATATTACACAGCCAAAGATACAACCTTCAAATTTGAGATAATTTGGTTGTAATTGATAAATCAATACAATACAACCAAGGTAAATCTCGGAAAGGGCAGACATTTACGCCGGCTTACACATATATACTCATCCATTAGAACCAACAATTGTTCAAAAGACAAAGACTACCCAGACAACTCACAAATGTTTgagattttctaaaaaaatatgcCACATACAATTTGGAGCCATTTGGAGATTTATAACATATGAAACATCATTACAAGAGAAATCATCCCAAACATGA is a window of Primulina eburnea isolate SZY01 unplaced genomic scaffold, ASM2296580v1 ctg1415_ERROPOS3700000, whole genome shotgun sequence DNA encoding:
- the LOC140820743 gene encoding ranBP2-type zinc finger protein At1g67325, whose translation is MSQVDNRNPSAAKRARTDGGRREDDWTCPSCGNVNFSFRTTCNMRNCTQPRPADHHAKSAVKPMQPPQGYSSAAPYVGSGTPSMYMGLSPYGSSMFNGPSMPPYDVPFSGGSAYHYNYGSRLSGGSPYRPLHLSGPPPYSGGSLMGNGGMYGVPPLMDRYGLALPMSPAMGPRPGFFPEDSSQRKASDGTRDSDWACPKCGNVNFSFRLVCNMRKCNTPKPGSQGAKFNKNSKPDMPEGSWKCEKCNNINYPFRSKCNRQNCGADKPSDTVNSPPEAAGADDQ